CTCACTTCTTCCACTTGGTTGCATCTGATTTCCATAATCATACAGCCCAACTATCAAATCTTCATGGCCTAATTCTCTTTTCATCTTGTCATCAATTAATCCATTAGCTACACATGAAACGTCAAATAGAATTTTACATGTCAATCCCCAAAGATCCCTGAATCTGAAGATTGCCCCGTCACCAGCATCTTCATCTGAACTAGATAAGTCTTCTATGATTTGTAACCATGGCATTTCGTTATTATTTGCCACATGGAAGTGGTAATGCATGATTAACCATTTTATTCCACCCCAATTAAGTTTATACTCTTTACGTTCAAAATACTCTGCCCGATAATTTTTTACATTCTCATCATTCCTGGGTAAAAGATGCACAATTAAATCGTTAAGTGGCACAGAGAATAAAGATGACGTTTCTCCGGGATTCAGCTTACCAAAAAACTTACGAATATCTAAGGGAACTTTGTatttatcttcatttttttctaatttatCCTTGTAAAGGAAGCAGACAATTGGCTTAACACTCAAAAACGTCCTCGATAGGTAGCATGGCATATCCATGACTAAATTATCCAATCTCATCCCAAACTCCTTATGTAAGATCTCAGAATCACGTGGTAATCCAATTTCCTCTTCAGCTTCCCTCCTGGCTACATTTTCAAAcgtttcttgaatataatCAGCTTTACCCCCCGGGAATGAGACATCACCTGAGAAGCTTCTTAATGTTCTTGAACGTTTAGTCAAAAGCACACGTAATTCGCCTTTCATGCCAATAAACAATAATACTATTACCGCCGAATTCCTTTTGAAAGGCCAAACTGAGCTCCATGTGTATGGTGTCTTGTGGAATTTAAATCTTATTAAGTTCTCTATTAGCTGCTTAGAACCTAGCATTATATTTTAACTCAATGTCATCACGATTTCCCTATTAATTTGCGAAGCTTTCCCTACATCAACAATAGGTTCATTGGGCTATTTCAAATAAAGTCACGCGAGTTCCCCACTTAATCCATCCCATcttgttcaaaaaagaaaaaaatgaataataAACAAGCGAATACTTTTTATCACttgataagaaaaaacgaatatataaatttcTATAAGCAACTACTATAGATGCTTATATACCTACAAACATAATCAAACTTTTAAATCAACCTTAAGAGTGTAGGTGACGATGAACGCCACAGTGATGAAAAGAACTGCGTACTGTATGACAAATAAGACCGATAAACAGTTCATTTGAATATGGTCACCACACGCAGGCGTATAAAAGGCCGTGAAATATACTTGAGCAGTGGCGCTAGGCATGGACCATGTCAATATCATATCAAATTTTCCTATGCGCGTATCTAACCAATTGATTGAGTACAGTTTATTTACCCAGAGGACACCAATAATAGGAATAACAATTAAACGACAGCACGTCATCAATAATGCGGATTTGATAAATCCAGGTGGCAGTGATTTGATTTCCAATCTCGCTAAAGTACCACCCAGTAATAAAAGACCCAATGGAACGCAAGCATTTCCAATATATTCCGTAAAATCCattaaaaaattcagaaCGGGCTCTCCGTCAGGTGCCTTATGAACATGAACATATGTTGATACAAAGCATGCTTTAACCCACGGAATTAATGCGCATACAATACCTAGTATTGCCCCCAGGGACGCTGGCCTCAGGCAATTTATTATAAAGTATTGTAACCATCTAAGATTGTATCTTTCTAGAATCGCAGATATATTATG
This genomic window from Saccharomyces kudriavzevii IFO 1802 strain IFO1802 genome assembly, chromosome: 12 contains:
- the PCD1 gene encoding 8-oxo-dGTP diphosphatase (similar to Saccharomyces cerevisiae PCD1 (YLR151C); ancestral locus Anc_8.365), with amino-acid sequence MLGSKQLIENLIRFKFHKTPYTWSSVWPFKRNSAVIVLLFIGMKGELRVLLTKRSRTLRSFSGDVSFPGGKADYIQETFENVARREAEEEIGLPRDSEILHKEFGMRLDNLVMDMPCYLSRTFLSVKPIVCFLYKDKLEKNEDKYKVPLDIRKFFGKLNPGETSSLFSVPLNDLIVHLLPRNDENVKNYRAEYFERKEYKLNWGGIKWLIMHYHFHVANNNEMPWLQIIEDLSSSDEDAGDGAIFRFRDLWGLTCKILFDVSCVANGLIDDKMKRELGHEDLIVGLYDYGNQMQPSGRSEWEVGMINGDKNLKYSDVIPEYFMKHLIGRRPLW